A window from Candidatus Poseidoniia archaeon encodes these proteins:
- a CDS encoding NAD(P) transhydrogenase subunit alpha, with the protein MIELTLAALVAAVTVFVLAIFLGFELISKVPPTLHTPLMSGANAISGITVVGALLLSNVALTDGNAPLAAKLAFVALVLATINAVGGFLVTNRMLQMIAGRRRK; encoded by the coding sequence ATGATTGAGCTGACGCTGGCGGCGCTGGTCGCGGCGGTGACTGTTTTCGTGCTTGCCATCTTCTTGGGATTCGAGCTTATCAGCAAGGTGCCGCCGACACTGCACACCCCGCTCATGAGCGGCGCGAACGCGATTTCCGGCATCACGGTCGTCGGCGCGCTGCTGCTGAGCAACGTCGCACTCACCGACGGCAACGCGCCGCTGGCGGCGAAGCTGGCGTTCGTGGCGCTGGTGCTGGCGACGATTAACGCCGTCGGCGGATTTCTCGTGACGAACCGCATGCTGCAGATGATTGCCGGCCGGAGGCGCAAGTGA